The window TATCTTGATTTTTATgagtataaattaataaaatgataGAATCAGTAAACtgacactaaaataaaaatattaaaacactacttcccaaaattttataaaaccaattttaaaatgcgggtcaaaatctaattttagttaaattacTGTCAAGTACGTCatattttaattgataaaatgGGAGATTTTAACGGTATGTGATATCCACATCACtttttggatgaatgaaattaaaCTCGTGATGTTGACTACATAACATCATTAAGTTAAAGGATGTTGTCATgcataacatatattttgtgtAGCTAGGTATATATTAGTTTAGTTTGCATGGTTAGCCATGTGATGGCCAATACTTCATGTAGTCattaatcatttaaaatatGAAGTATTGGCCATCACATGGCTAACCATGCaaactaaattaatgtataCCTAGCTACACGAAGTTTATATTATGCATGACAACATACCTCAACTTAATGATGTTATGTAGTTAACATTACGAGtttaatttcattcatccaaaaaGTGATGTGGATGTCACATACCATTAAAATCTCATGtgttatctattaaaatatgacTTACCTGACAgtaatttaactaaaattagattttgacccgcgttttaaaatcgattttataaaattttggaaagtagtgttttaacatttttattttagtgtattggaaaactatataattatattattttatttatattaaatatgaaaatatataagatattttttgagattattttaatatgtttggttattaacttttaatagaattaatttatgtaattcatttgattaattgtgtgatatatatatatatatatatttattaatttattcgatcagttttattataaaacttatttgatgtcaGTTTactgattctaaaattttatttgtttaatataaattaattaaattaacgaattatattatttatatttttgtaaacaaataacgttcatatttaatataaataaaataatataattatatagttttcaaatacactaaaatataaaacactccttatcaaaaaatgttaaaacatattGATTTTAGTTAAATTACGGTAAGGTCAGTCATGTTTTAATTTATGAAACGAGATATTTAAACAGTCTCTGACATATACATTAGTTTTTGGATGAATGAAACTAAACTCGTAATGTTAACCACATAACATCATTAAGTTAAGGGATGTTGTTATTCATAATATATACTTCGTGTAGCTAGGTATACATTAGTTTAGTTTGCATAGTTAGCCATGTGATGACCAATACTTTATGTAGTCAGCAATCATTTttcctttatatttttaataattagtaagaaattttacaaatatatttatatgtttattattttatagttagatTAAATTTGATATAGATCTTTTTTTACTTCGATAGAGGTCAATAATGTCATGAGAAATTGGTTTGCATATACATAGCTCAACCAAAATTAAGTGTATAACCATAAGAAGGCTTTAGCTAcgacataatatatattattcttaAAAGTGACGATAACACCTTTACATACGCGTGAAAGGTGTTACATATGATGTGTCTTCTTCGACAACAAAACTGTTTAGTTCAGGTAGAAACATACATGTGAAGATCGATGTCGCAGCATATCTATTTCACTTGATGTGATTGTGAGTAACCGGTGGAGAAGAGATAGAGAAAATTTCACAGAACGAGGATAAACGTGTGACGGAAGGGTGGTTCGCGAATGAAATTTTGGGTTCTTGAAGAGATTTGAAATTCGTGGTGAGACAAGTAAGAAGAAACAATAGATGAGTGGTGGTAAATCTGGTTTATGTTGCCTAGAATTATGGGATGCGGCCAATTTTTGGCAACATTGGAACTGTTACTAACTCAACAACTGCTTCGATCTTGTAGATGCGCTGGAAGAGGGATACAGCGGCGACAGTTAGAAGGTAACCTAGCATTGATTCCAAATTATCCCCATTACTATTTTATGTGGAGCAAAAAGCTTTGCATGTGTGGGGCGGGTGTTTATGTAGACATTGTACATCCAAGGTTCTTGGTTGTGGGGTTGGAGATAGTGATAAATGTTGCAAGCGAACTACCTATACTATAGTAAAAAGTGTAGTAGTATAGTATCATTTGATATGTTACATAGTTTTGAAATGATTGTCTATACTATATTGatttataaatatcttttactagtaaaatatgattaaatttttatGGCTATAACAATTTATACTATGATATGTCTCATGCGACACAAATAGATGGTGTTATACATTGTGGTgttaacaaataaattatactCAAAATTTGATACTTTACGgcaaaaaaatagtattgtGAAGATGGTTGTTGTGTTCCGTTTGGTTTACTTGTAACGATTACAGAGTAAGAACGATGTTATTCATAGTTGAGGTTGTACTATAATATAGTTTAGTCCATTGCGGTACCTTTCACTACCAATTGTAACTGTATAAGATGTGAACTCTATATACTATTAGTAGACAGTAATATAATAGTATAGTACATGTTAGTTTGTTGTTATATAGAAGATGTTGTGTTGTTCACCTCAAGTCTTCATTCCGATTTTTACCTCGTCATGATATTACTGCATTCATAACTGTAAGTAATCATTTAAATGGTGAATGCTGCAAATGTGTTTGTAAAATAATACTATCAGGGGCGGACgcaaaaaaatagtaaatatggtgcacaaaatataaaaagtgtTAATACAAGGATATCTAAACAATAAGTATGGGGCACATGATGCAATAACACTTAAAATAAAGGGCATTTCTAtaaattttgaacaaaaatttcaaaaaaatggaTGGAGTACGTGCCACACCCTAGCCCCACCTGCGTCCGCCCCTGAATACTATACTATGAAATACTTCCGAATAGTATGGATATCACTTATTTCACACAAGTTAGATCGGTTTGATTAGTTGGGGACTATACTATAGCTTTGGTATAGCTTGGAAATGGCGACTTATTCTTATATTTTCCAGTTATATGTATTTCTCTTACACTTACATGTGTTGCTTGTGAACTAACATGTGTTGGACGGTTGTTCTCATGGAACTCAATGCCACATGGCAACTTAATTGGTACGACGCCCTAACATAAGCTTCATTTGACGTCGCAGCACAAACAAATGTGGTTAAAGCAATCATGCTTCACTCCAGACTTACTCTCGCAGTGAGATATTTTATGTCACTTGCTTTCATCTTACATTACTATTATGTATTAACCTATTTTTCTGGTTTAACTTTCCTTGTATACGGCTTATCTCTATCCTGTAAACTTTATTTCATGGACAAAATTAAAATTGGTTCTTTGTATAGTTGTTATGTATTTAACGTCCCCAATCTGTCACACTAACTTTCACCCCCAGTTAGCTAGAAATTTTTGACATACACAGGATTAAAATAGCTATATGTTCGTGTGGAATATGCCATACTATATCGCTAGCATGTATAGAATAGTAACACAACTGATGAAACTCAATCTCATTAGTCATTTATGAATTCATATGTCTATTATATATGGTATTTATGATAGtatcaaatcaccaaaacacttatttattttttagtatgTCCAATGCTTTCAAACAATTTTCATCCAACTGTGTACCAATACATAAGTTCACCAGTTGTCTCCTCATAATTGTTTTCATCCAAATTCACAAACTCCCAGTAGATACACCCATATGCAATACCTTCTTCTACTACATTATAGCCCTTAAGAGATTGGCTTTCGGCATATTCTATAGAATGTATGTGTAggatatatttgtttattttccatCAGTTTCAGTTAGCTTTAACCTTTGCTGGATAAAACTGCTGCAAGTTGGACAGTTTGCTTGAAATTTACAAGCACAATTGACAAGAAACCAATTATTTCATTTATATTACACAAAAATCGAAGGCTTACACATGTCGCACCTATTAACAACATCAGCTACATACTATTTACAGATGATGTAACTGAATATGTGTTCACGTCGAGTATAATGTACTATATCAGAAGCATGTATAGTATAATAACACAATGGATGAAATCCAACCTCATACAGAGTTTACTAATTGTACGcatattatatattgtatttggGATCCTATGGAGTCATCCAAACATTCATTAACTTCTTAGCATGTCTATTGTTTATAACAAGTTTCATCTATTAGTGTACATACTCATAAGTACACAAGTTATCTGGTCACAAATTTTTGAATCCAAATTCACAAACTCTCAGTAGATACACCCATTTACAAGACCTTCTTCTACTACATTATGACCCTTGAAAGGTTACCTGGTTGCTGACTTTTGGCCTACTTTATAAATTGTATGTGTGCTGGGCAAAATGGATGCAAGTTGGGTAGTTAGCTTAAAAATTACAAGCACAATTTACGGGAAACTGGACATTGCATATATATTACACACAAACCAAAGATTTACCCATGGCACACCTGTTAACAACATCATCTACATACTATTTACACATGATGTAATATCCCTATATGTTCGTGTCGAGTATGCCATACTATATTGTAAGCTTGTATAATATAGTAACGCAATGGATGAAACTCTACTTCATACATAGTTTACAAATTTGTATGTCTATTCTATATGTATGGGATCGCCCAAACACTCATTTACTTTTTAGCAagtctattttatattaaaataaagatTGTATTGTTTGGATATAGATGTTATAGTCTATGTCTATGCGATAAGTGTTGTATAAAGGAAGGAGCACACAGATTTTAGATTTGTGATATTATTTAAACtatcctaaggagtgatttTACTCTCGAATAAAATgttcagttgtagtacttaTGGATCGAATCAACATGGAGTGTGGGCACACAATAAACTCAAGCAGACGCGATTAAACTAGGTAAATAAGATTATAAAACAGTAAATAAAGTAAAGCAGAGAACAAGGTGATTGTTCAgttgattgatgagttgtttaATGGAAGGAGGGTTGTTAGACTTAGGTTTTCAATCAGGTTATAAGAATAATAATCTATAGATTCTTAGGGATTGATCCTAGAACTCGATTTCAGAAAGCAAGTAATCCAGCTCTCGCATGCTGTTACTAATCAGATGACTAAGTCTTTGTCCAACTCTCGCATGCAAACAAAGAATGAGCGTCGATCAATACTATTGACTAGGTATTGACCGATGCTTCCTCAGACAAGAATTAACGTCATAATCGATATGTTCACTAGATGCCTATACCAGCTCTCGTATGCGCCTAACAATCTAGCTCAGCAGGATTCAGTTCAGGTAATAGACCATGCTCTTTTGTGCGTCTAACTATCATATGGTCAGgtttctagttaattactctagaaaCAAGGAGTAAGAACAATCATATTGAAAGATACAATAAATCACTCTATAAATTCTATATTTCAAAAGTTCATTCTAAACCCTAGAAAATTCCTAAATCTAGCAAGTAAATCTACTCAGACATGATAGTTGTCACAAATATCATATAAAGAATagatgaatatatataaaatataaaaccaaaaccaataGAATTCCAAGAGGACTCTGAATGAGTTCATCTCTTTTCTCCAACATAAAACTAAGAACATAATAAGGTCAAGAAAGCATAGCAGTCAATAATGgcttagaaaatatataaataggtTTAAGTCATCCAGGGACATTCTGGTAATTTATGGTGGCTTCTGAGCTTAAGTGAGTCATGAATTAGGCTTGTCCCGTCTTCTGGGatcaccgtcgatcgacaccaaggcTGTATCGTCGATCTAACATTCTTTCTAAtcctcgacagcttcctctcgtGAGTCAGACctaccactcttcagtaaaacaggCATAACTTCTGATATAGGATGCTGACTGATCTCAAACCGGTTGCATTTGAAAGCTAACGCAAAGATAGatcttgtgtcaaaatatgAGCTCAATCTCACCGTGGAAAGGTATTCATCCATAAGTAACTTATGACGCATCTTTGCAGTTCTGCGCCTCAAAAAGCTCCAAAACGTACATGAACCTAAAATCACTGTAAAGTAAACTCCAAACTCATATCTTAGACTCTAAAACAATCATATACCATGACATAAAAATGGTAAAATCCATAGTATATCAATTTAGATCGTTAACCTCTAGCACACACGCCGTAAAGGAGATTTCGGTCATGTTTGTGCACATATTGTCTCATCCGTCAATTGCAACCGGAACAaggatatattttaatttttttcctatGAATATTGAGCATAATCACTTTAATGTTATATGACtttttcttgggttcaccccctagggtgaacctttaggttcaccaaccaatagaaatttgtcattttagatctagtatcttttaattaaggaaacaaaataacttgccaaattatattatgcttttaaaataaaaaataaaagattaaataaataaaaataacaatagttctaaaaaaagattatttaaaaaaaaatatttgtttttaagatttagagtttagtgtttaagatttataatttaaaatttatccaaatgtttactatttttccaagggtttagggtttacctaagggtttagggtttacccaagggtttagggtttttccaagggtttagagtttaggattagagtttagggtttagtgttttgttgacaacatgtttagtgtttttccaagggtttagggtttaccccaggatttaggatttacccaagggtttagggtttacgatttgagtttagggtttagtattacagtttagggtttagtattagagtttagggtttagtgttttgttgacaacattattttttttttaattcgttttttatatattatttttatttatttttaaattttattttgaaaagataatataatttaCCAAGTTATTTGGTTTCCTTAATTAAAAGATACTAGAtctaaaatgataattttttattggttggtgaacctaaagTTCACTCTATgtggtgaacccaagaataactcatgTTATATGGGTTAGAGTCAAcaaaaaacatttaataataACTAAACTAATTTTGGGTCACATTACTCCGTACGAACATGCTGTCTTAGCCACTGATCTGAAGTGTttaaagttgacaaaaaatataaaagtttgcGTCTGACAGAGTGCATCTCACTTTCATGTACTGAttttcaaatcattttttttttcttgtttggaGAATCATTTCATCTTCTTCAGTATCATTTCAAGTAATTTGTGACACGTGAAAAGGAAGAATAAATATTGAATGGttctaattgaatttgttgGCCGGTccatttgttgttgttgatacaAACAGCTAGAACATACACATGTAGAACGTGTTCAATGTATTCCATTGGCTTTTTCCATTTTTCCAgatatttttctcaattttaaATCCTTATATTGCAGAATATTCAGTTGGTTGATATTGATGACACGATGTTGAAGGTGATATCCACTagtttaactttataaaaatcaaatgtACTTATCGAAACAAAAGAGGCAACAAAAGACACACACACATAGAATTGAGTTAACTTTTTCCATTGCTGATCTCTAAAGaacaaaagtttcaatcttCTAATAATAAAAGCTTTAATCTTTTTGTTCTCTCTTAAAGAGTCAAACCAAAATGTATGAAGGAACTGAGACTCAAATGACAAACACAAAAACAAGAAGTTGAGAATTCAAACACAAACAATGAGTAAACCCTGAAACAAGCAACTTTCTCATCTCTCTAATCTAAACCCTTCAGTTTTACACCTCAACGACTAACTGCTGCTATATATACATTTGCTCACTTGCAActtctcttttgtttctatgTCTCTGCATGACTCAAAAAAGGTCTCAGTCTTTGTACTCAAAACCCATCAGTGATGACTTCTCCAAAAAATTTATCTCATGCTTTGACTGAAGGTGGCAATGGTCGGTGTTGCGTTTGTCTCGCTGAGCCTTTCAACACTTGGTTTATCCTACTGAAGACCACTTTCAGCGGTATACAAGCTACAACCGTTTCCTTTGCCTTTCCTGTTGTCTGCATCTTGCTTCTTCCCGTCAGCTTCTGGCTCGTTAGAGTAGAGAGCCGCCTTATCTTTATCGATACCGAAGAAGACGATTTCTTCTTTGACTTTCCAAAAGCAGCCTGTGATTTCCTCTTCTTGCTCTTCTTTTCGGACAATAATGGCTTCGCCTTCACAACATCTTGAGACATCAACTTACCGTTGCAGTACCCTTCTTCTTTCAAGGCCTCAACACTTACAGGATGCCCGACAATAGCTTTCCCATTCAACTCACTCATACGAGAAACCAGGGGAACACGGGGTTTGTTAGAGCTGGCTTTCACCTCAATCTTCACTTCGAACAGCGCAGGAAGAGGCAAAGAACTGTTGTTATTAGCTTCTTCCCCGTACACAAATCTTCTCGCTTCTTGTTTCTTGCTCATCTGCCTTGAGTTCCTCTTCCCTTTAAGTTGCCACTCAGAAGTGCTCTTCTCAATCCTGTTCAAATCATAGATGACAAGCTGTGTATCTGGTGGATTTGTACTACAAGCAGATCCATTAACTGCCTTTCCGGTTAGTGGAACATCATATAGTTGGTAAGAAGGATCATCCTCCGCAGAAACTGATAAGCTGGAAATGTCACTGTCTTTAGCCTTGGCTCCAACAACATTCTCGCATGAAACCCCGGTGCTGTCTGAACTATTGTTGATAACAGCAGAGACACTTTTCATGGATTCCACAGGCTCCATTCCAGAGGTGACAGGGACACAGACCATAGCCGTACTCTCTAACACCTTAGTCAGTTGCCTGCGTCGGTTTTTTCTTTTGGAGCAGTCGTTAGCATTGAT is drawn from Brassica rapa cultivar Chiifu-401-42 chromosome A05, CAAS_Brap_v3.01, whole genome shotgun sequence and contains these coding sequences:
- the LOC103868550 gene encoding uncharacterized protein At1g51745 encodes the protein MEGNDDQNLKAIKASVGRLVWVRLRNASWWPAQTLLLEQLPQTSSSPQLGTPIKLLGRDDVNVEWYVLEKSKSVKAFRCGDYDSHIDKAMAVAAAKAASNKKKTAKLTRRENAINIALQIENAHLCSSSPGAEEDGLDSAMSFQETLLKVQPKRRRTPNDSEDEGIKRMRGLEDIGKEHVGAIVVYRQEVGSNCGDSVSNGGDKACSPLSLKRKRSQVVINANDCSKRKNRRRQLTKVLESTAMVCVPVTSGMEPVESMKSVSAVINNSSDSTGVSCENVVGAKAKDSDISSLSVSAEDDPSYQLYDVPLTGKAVNGSACSTNPPDTQLVIYDLNRIEKSTSEWQLKGKRNSRQMSKKQEARRFVYGEEANNNSSLPLPALFEVKIEVKASSNKPRVPLVSRMSELNGKAIVGHPVSVEALKEEGYCNGKLMSQDVVKAKPLLSEKKSKKRKSQAAFGKSKKKSSSSVSIKIRRLSTLTSQKLTGRSKMQTTGKAKETVVACIPLKVVFSRINQVLKGSARQTQHRPLPPSVKA